The Microbacter sp. GSS18 genome has a segment encoding these proteins:
- a CDS encoding phosphodiester glycosidase family protein — translation MDSSPRPRRRRRRAVILSSALALLLTAGGTAAWAADRYLVEHVEISDVSAYEAANSSIESASTDADAADDAASDAGADATADVVVTDTSYDDVSTSITLSTVTSGSGDSTVTSYVADVVLSDATALRSAFAKDQFGENITELTSEMAEDNGAILAINGDYYGFRDTGIVIRNGVVYRDEPARDGLVFYADGTVAVYDETETSADELIADGAWNTLSFGPAIVEDGAVISGIDDVEIDTNFGNHSIQGDQPRTAVGVIDDNHLVFVVVDGRQTGYSAGVTLPELAELMVSLGATTAYNLDGGGSSTLYFNGEVVNSPSNGGERATSDILYIAGADS, via the coding sequence ATGGACTCCTCGCCCCGCCCGCGCCGGCGCCGTCGTCGCGCCGTCATCCTGTCCTCGGCTCTCGCTCTGCTGCTGACCGCCGGCGGCACCGCCGCGTGGGCGGCCGACCGGTATCTCGTCGAACACGTCGAGATCTCAGACGTGTCGGCCTACGAGGCGGCGAACTCGAGCATCGAATCGGCCTCGACCGACGCGGATGCCGCGGACGACGCCGCGTCCGATGCGGGCGCGGACGCGACGGCGGATGTGGTCGTGACCGACACGAGCTACGACGACGTCTCGACATCGATCACGCTGTCGACGGTCACGTCGGGCTCGGGGGACTCCACCGTGACCTCCTACGTCGCCGACGTCGTGCTCTCTGACGCGACCGCCCTGCGCAGCGCCTTCGCGAAGGATCAGTTCGGCGAGAACATCACCGAGCTCACGAGCGAGATGGCCGAGGACAACGGCGCGATCCTGGCGATCAACGGCGACTACTACGGCTTCCGCGACACCGGGATCGTGATCCGCAACGGCGTGGTCTACCGCGACGAACCCGCGCGCGACGGGCTCGTCTTCTACGCCGACGGCACCGTGGCGGTGTACGACGAGACCGAGACCAGCGCCGACGAGCTGATCGCCGACGGCGCCTGGAACACCCTCAGCTTCGGCCCCGCGATCGTCGAGGACGGGGCCGTGATCTCCGGCATCGACGACGTCGAGATCGACACCAACTTCGGAAACCATTCGATCCAGGGCGATCAGCCCCGCACGGCCGTCGGCGTGATCGACGACAACCACCTCGTGTTCGTCGTGGTGGACGGACGCCAGACCGGGTACAGCGCGGGCGTGACGCTCCCCGAGCTCGCCGAGCTCATGGTCTCGCTGGGCGCCACGACCGCCTACAACCTCGACGGCGGAGGATCGTCGACCCTGTACTTCAACGGCGAGGTCGTCAACTCGCCCTCGAACGGCGGCGAGCGCGCCACCAGCGACATCCTGTACATCGCGGGGGCGGACTCGTGA
- a CDS encoding methylated-DNA--[protein]-cysteine S-methyltransferase, producing MDPAPRFITADSPVGDILIVTVADAVVWLHPAHGSLEHDLERVALLLRASPQPETTDAAAQAAEQLDAYFDGALRMFDVALDWRFVRGFSRAALEAVCDIPYGETAGYGEVAIRAGSPRAARAVGTACASTPFSLVVPVHRVVRADGSLGEYGGRPEVKQFLIDLEQRADPVFAR from the coding sequence ATGGACCCCGCACCGCGCTTCATCACCGCCGACTCCCCCGTCGGCGACATCCTGATCGTCACCGTCGCGGACGCCGTCGTGTGGCTGCATCCGGCGCACGGGTCCCTCGAGCACGACCTCGAGCGCGTGGCCCTCCTGCTGCGCGCCAGTCCGCAGCCGGAGACGACGGATGCCGCGGCGCAGGCTGCCGAGCAGCTCGACGCCTACTTCGACGGCGCGCTGCGCATGTTCGACGTCGCGCTGGACTGGCGCTTCGTCCGAGGATTCAGCCGCGCTGCGCTCGAGGCGGTGTGCGACATCCCGTACGGGGAGACCGCCGGCTACGGCGAAGTCGCGATCCGGGCGGGAAGCCCTCGCGCCGCTCGCGCGGTCGGCACGGCGTGCGCCTCGACGCCGTTCTCGCTCGTGGTGCCGGTGCACCGGGTCGTCCGCGCCGACGGATCGCTGGGCGAGTACGGCGGGCGACCCGAGGTCAAGCAGTTCCTCATCGACCTCGAGCAGCGAGCGGATCCGGTCTTCGCGCGGTGA
- a CDS encoding polyphosphate polymerase domain-containing protein has translation MSPLDRFSPVTLDDLVAEAALLTRIDRKYVLSRGELEALLDDMDAATRVLDIDGSRDFSYESVYFDTPDLLSFHMAAQPRRRRFKLRTRSYLDTGSAFLEIKTRGARGATVKEREAYDPERADELTDRARHEIAEVFQTIGVASERAEELHATLVTRYRRATLLAPDGVGRATVDTDLTWLDADGDGFSIPDLVIVETKSGSAPSLVDRTLWRHGIRPATVSKYATGLAALNPDLPHNRWARLLRGPFSPDHRIEEASCSAAA, from the coding sequence ATGAGCCCCCTCGACCGCTTCTCACCGGTCACGCTCGACGACCTCGTCGCCGAAGCCGCCCTGCTGACGCGCATCGACCGCAAGTACGTGCTCAGCCGTGGCGAGCTCGAGGCACTCCTGGACGACATGGATGCCGCAACCCGCGTGCTCGACATCGACGGTTCCCGCGACTTCTCGTACGAGTCGGTCTACTTCGACACCCCCGATCTGCTGAGCTTCCACATGGCGGCCCAGCCCCGGCGTCGCCGCTTCAAGCTGCGCACGCGCAGCTACCTCGACACCGGCTCGGCGTTCCTCGAGATCAAGACGCGCGGCGCGCGCGGCGCGACCGTCAAGGAGCGCGAGGCATACGACCCCGAACGTGCCGATGAACTGACCGACCGCGCCCGCCACGAGATCGCCGAGGTCTTCCAGACGATCGGCGTCGCGTCCGAGCGCGCCGAGGAGCTCCACGCGACGCTCGTCACCCGCTATCGGCGCGCGACGCTCCTCGCGCCCGACGGCGTCGGCCGCGCCACCGTCGACACCGACCTGACGTGGCTCGACGCCGACGGCGACGGATTCTCGATCCCCGACCTCGTGATCGTCGAGACCAAGTCCGGCTCGGCACCGTCGCTGGTCGACCGGACGCTGTGGCGGCACGGCATCCGCCCCGCCACCGTCAGCAAGTACGCCACGGGGCTCGCCGCACTGAACCCCGACCTCCCCCACAACCGCTGGGCCCGGCTCCTCCGCGGCCCGTTCTCACCCGACCACCGAATCGAGGAGGCCTCATGCTCCGCCGCCGCCTGA
- a CDS encoding DUF4956 domain-containing protein, translating to MTASALLLIAIDLIAAIVLSLGLYYRRHQRRDLVVAFLGVNVGVLAVASVLGTAEVALGLGLGLFGVLSIIRLRSSEISQREVAYYFSALAMGLIAGLPQTDPLPAIGLIVLILAVMWAADHPRLLARSRDQRVRLDRAITDEVELHGELTARLGAQVTRVTVTDLDLVNDTTTVDVRYKAAAGAPARRATTAGAGR from the coding sequence ATGACCGCCAGCGCCCTGCTCCTCATCGCGATCGATCTGATCGCGGCCATCGTCCTCAGCCTCGGCCTCTACTACCGCCGGCACCAGCGCCGGGACCTCGTCGTCGCCTTCCTCGGCGTCAACGTCGGCGTCCTCGCCGTGGCGTCGGTGCTCGGCACGGCCGAGGTGGCGCTGGGTCTGGGCCTGGGTCTGTTCGGCGTGCTGTCGATCATCCGCCTGCGCTCGTCGGAGATCTCGCAGCGCGAGGTCGCCTACTACTTCTCCGCACTCGCGATGGGCCTGATCGCCGGCCTGCCCCAGACCGACCCGCTCCCGGCGATCGGGCTCATCGTGCTCATCCTCGCCGTCATGTGGGCCGCGGACCACCCGCGACTGCTGGCCCGGAGCCGGGACCAGCGCGTGCGCCTGGATCGCGCGATCACCGACGAGGTCGAGCTGCACGGCGAGCTCACCGCCCGCCTGGGGGCCCAGGTGACGCGCGTGACGGTCACCGACCTCGACCTGGTCAATGACACCACCACGGTCGACGTCCGCTACAAGGCCGCCGCAGGCGCCCCCGCCCGCCGGGCCACGACGGCGGGGGCGGGACGATGA
- a CDS encoding ABC transporter ATP-binding protein produces the protein MAGDAVIDIAGLTKNFGKVRALDGFDLTLDEGEVLGFLGPNGAGKSTTIRIVLGLMRRSGGTVSLFGRDPFVHAVALHRRLAYVPGDVALWPQLTGGQCIDLLGSSGAPLDDRRRADLIERFDLDPTKRIRDYSKGNRQKVALVAALAADADLLILDEPTSGLDPLMEEVFRECVGERAADGASVLLSSHILSEVEALCESVTIIRHGKVVQSGSVAELRRLSRTTVHAVTRSRVPAPEDAAVTDVHAVDAGEGTDLTFTVEPDALDRVLPPILAVGVTTLTVRPPSLDELFLSAYEGAA, from the coding sequence ATGGCGGGCGACGCGGTCATCGACATCGCGGGGCTCACCAAGAACTTCGGAAAAGTCCGCGCGCTCGACGGCTTCGATCTGACACTCGACGAGGGCGAAGTCCTCGGATTCCTCGGCCCCAATGGCGCGGGAAAATCGACGACCATCAGAATCGTGCTGGGTTTGATGCGGCGATCCGGCGGCACGGTGTCGCTTTTCGGCCGCGATCCGTTCGTGCATGCCGTCGCTCTCCATCGGCGACTCGCCTACGTCCCGGGCGATGTGGCTCTGTGGCCGCAGCTGACCGGCGGGCAGTGCATCGACCTGCTGGGGTCGTCGGGGGCACCGCTGGACGACCGGCGCCGCGCGGACCTCATCGAGCGCTTCGACCTGGATCCGACCAAGCGCATCCGCGACTACTCCAAGGGCAACCGCCAGAAGGTGGCGCTGGTGGCAGCGCTCGCGGCCGACGCGGACCTGCTGATCCTGGACGAGCCGACCTCGGGCCTGGATCCGCTGATGGAGGAGGTCTTCCGCGAGTGCGTGGGCGAGCGCGCGGCGGACGGCGCGTCGGTGCTGCTGTCCAGCCACATCCTCAGCGAGGTCGAGGCGCTGTGCGAGTCGGTGACGATCATCCGTCACGGCAAGGTCGTGCAGTCCGGGAGCGTCGCCGAACTGCGGCGGCTCTCACGCACGACGGTGCACGCCGTGACGCGCTCGCGCGTTCCCGCGCCGGAGGACGCCGCCGTCACGGACGTCCACGCCGTCGACGCCGGCGAGGGCACCGACCTGACCTTCACGGTCGAGCCCGATGCCCTCGATCGCGTGCTCCCGCCGATCCTCGCGGTCGGGGTGACGACGCTCACGGTGCGGCCGCCCAGCCTCGACGAGCTCTTCCTCAGCGCCTACGAAGGCGCCGCGTGA
- a CDS encoding glycosyltransferase family 2 protein, with amino-acid sequence MIVVIPSLDPGAALPQLVRELAASDPDVEVLVVDDGSGPAYADVFRSCRHAGARVLRHAANRGKGAALKTAFADIVRTRPGEDVVTADADGQHRVADILRVADGLRQDAAAETPAMILGCRGFTGSVPLRSRVGNAASRGLFRLSAGWRLSDTQTGLRGLPASILPWLLEVPGERFEYEQNVLLRAHRAGIATREMAVETVYLDDNASSHFRPVADSLRIVLPLVLFGGSSLLAFAIDTLALLALTALTGSLVLSIVGARLVSATVNFVVNRRVVFGRRGRGRWRQAAAYALLAGLLLASNIVWMQALTSFGVPLLGAKIATEAVLFVTSYGVQRSLVFGRTELESASKTRHRSPIGSPARMESHPLQTGRSS; translated from the coding sequence GTGATCGTCGTCATCCCGTCCCTCGACCCGGGGGCGGCGCTGCCGCAGCTGGTGCGCGAGCTGGCGGCATCCGATCCGGACGTCGAGGTGCTCGTCGTCGACGACGGCAGCGGCCCCGCCTACGCCGACGTCTTCCGGTCGTGCCGCCACGCGGGCGCCCGCGTGCTGCGCCACGCGGCGAATCGCGGCAAGGGCGCAGCGCTGAAGACCGCCTTCGCCGACATCGTGCGAACCCGGCCCGGAGAGGACGTCGTGACCGCCGATGCCGACGGGCAGCACCGCGTGGCCGACATCCTGCGCGTCGCGGACGGGCTGCGCCAGGACGCGGCGGCCGAGACGCCGGCGATGATCCTCGGCTGCCGCGGATTCACCGGCTCCGTCCCGCTGCGCAGCCGCGTCGGCAACGCGGCGTCGCGGGGACTGTTCCGCCTGTCGGCCGGATGGCGTCTCAGCGACACGCAGACGGGACTGCGGGGGCTTCCGGCGTCCATCCTCCCGTGGCTGCTCGAGGTCCCGGGCGAGCGGTTCGAGTACGAGCAGAACGTGCTGCTGCGGGCGCACCGCGCCGGCATCGCGACGCGGGAGATGGCGGTCGAGACGGTCTACCTCGACGACAACGCGTCGAGCCATTTCCGGCCCGTCGCCGACTCGCTGCGCATCGTGCTGCCGCTCGTGCTCTTCGGCGGCTCGTCGCTGCTGGCCTTCGCCATCGACACGCTGGCGCTGCTGGCGCTCACGGCGCTCACCGGCTCGCTCGTGCTCTCGATCGTCGGGGCGCGCCTGGTCAGCGCCACCGTGAACTTCGTCGTCAACAGACGTGTGGTGTTCGGCCGGCGGGGTCGCGGACGATGGCGCCAGGCGGCGGCGTACGCCCTGCTGGCGGGGCTGCTGCTGGCCTCGAACATCGTGTGGATGCAGGCGCTCACGAGCTTCGGCGTGCCGCTGCTGGGCGCCAAGATCGCGACCGAGGCCGTGCTGTTCGTGACCAGCTACGGCGTGCAGCGCTCGCTCGTCTTCGGCCGGACGGAATTGGAATCGGCGTCAAAGACTCGTCATAGGAGCCCCATAGGCTCGCCAGCTCGAATGGAATCACACCCGCTCCAGACCGGAAGAAGCTCATGA
- a CDS encoding DUF485 domain-containing protein translates to MSESRIDAAPPGEVDYVAEESSPRFIELKRRQRGFVFPMAIAFLVWYFAYVLLSSFAPEFMAQPVWGLVNVGLLLGLGQFVTTFAITMGYVSYANRKLDPLAEEIRDELEQQLEGSK, encoded by the coding sequence ATGTCCGAATCCCGCATCGATGCCGCCCCGCCGGGCGAGGTCGACTACGTCGCGGAGGAGTCGTCGCCGCGGTTCATCGAACTCAAGCGCCGGCAGCGAGGCTTCGTCTTCCCCATGGCGATCGCATTCCTCGTCTGGTACTTCGCCTACGTGCTGCTCTCGTCGTTCGCGCCGGAGTTCATGGCGCAGCCCGTGTGGGGTCTGGTCAACGTCGGGCTGCTCCTGGGCCTCGGCCAGTTCGTGACGACGTTCGCGATCACGATGGGCTACGTCTCGTACGCGAACCGGAAGCTCGACCCGCTCGCCGAGGAGATCCGCGATGAGCTCGAGCAGCAGTTGGAGGGATCGAAGTGA
- a CDS encoding LuxR C-terminal-related transcriptional regulator, which yields METQAGNDEDAKAVADAVSELARRTRFPLAFGGLADGDAITVSSVYGARTRHLDGLVVEATRGLGGRAFVEKRPRLAVDYRTSRSITHDYDRPVLSEGIATLFAVPIVVGGRSRGVLYCGSWGQSTVGDVVARPAFAVAQELGTELRVRDEVRRRMAAMPTLAAGAPLAPAVQEELRESFAELRSIASAVTDATVRDRLAHLEQRLASLSRPPGEAPAPDSRVKLSPRETDVLACAALGSTNAEIAAALQLKEVTVKSYLQSAMSKLDASTRHAAVAKARRAGILP from the coding sequence GTGGAGACGCAGGCCGGCAACGACGAGGACGCGAAGGCGGTCGCCGACGCGGTGTCGGAGTTGGCCCGGCGCACCCGCTTCCCCCTCGCGTTCGGCGGCCTGGCCGATGGCGACGCGATCACCGTCTCGAGCGTCTACGGTGCGCGCACCCGCCATCTCGACGGACTCGTCGTGGAGGCGACCCGGGGTCTGGGCGGGCGCGCGTTCGTCGAGAAGCGACCGCGTCTGGCCGTGGACTACCGGACGTCCCGCTCCATCACACACGACTACGACCGACCTGTGCTGTCGGAGGGCATCGCCACTCTCTTCGCCGTGCCGATCGTGGTCGGGGGACGTTCGCGGGGTGTCCTCTACTGCGGCTCGTGGGGCCAGTCGACCGTGGGCGACGTCGTCGCCCGCCCTGCGTTCGCGGTCGCGCAGGAGCTCGGCACCGAGCTGCGGGTGCGCGACGAGGTCCGTCGGCGGATGGCCGCGATGCCGACGCTCGCGGCGGGAGCGCCGCTGGCGCCCGCGGTGCAGGAAGAGCTCCGCGAGAGTTTCGCCGAGCTGCGCAGCATCGCCTCCGCCGTCACCGACGCCACGGTGCGCGACCGCCTCGCCCACCTCGAGCAGCGCCTCGCGTCGCTGTCGCGCCCGCCCGGCGAAGCGCCGGCGCCCGACAGCCGCGTGAAGCTGTCGCCGCGCGAGACCGACGTCCTCGCATGCGCAGCGCTCGGGTCGACCAACGCCGAGATCGCCGCCGCGCTTCAGCTCAAAGAGGTGACGGTGAAGTCGTACCTGCAGTCGGCGATGTCGAAGCTCGACGCCTCGACCCGGCATGCCGCGGTGGCGAAGGCCCGCCGCGCCGGCATCCTTCCCTGA
- a CDS encoding carbohydrate-binding domain-containing protein: MLRRRLTLAAIPFALSAVVLAGCAAVATDSSSDAASSTTQTTTETTTAAVIDSDLDADAVIAANADYTVVNDDEWAEADAEDITLSGTTASSSSGGVSIDGSTVTITAEGVYRLTGSLDGSVVVDAGDDAQVVLILDDADIANTDGAAITVTAADDVAISLAAGSDNAVSDASSYADDAEANAAIYSDADLTISGTGSLEVTANGNDGITSKDDLVILSGDLTVNAVDDGLRGKDSLVIEGGTVTVDAGGDALKSDQDSDATQGYILVLDGDLSLTSGDDGFAAETDVVVTGGTVDVSAGAGTASDEGAKGIVAGAVVALDGGTITVDAADDAIHSDGSVGIGGAALTLTTGDDGVHAEQTLEIRDGEVTVTSSYEGLEATDVAISGGTIDVTASDDGINAAGANGGGEADTGETLAISGGSVTVSSGGDSLDSNGTITLSGGEVAFTGPAGGGETTIDSNGGVTVEGMALVTASLSGSAGSSIQVTAADGTVVAAFDAGVSFGGVVYGGSGLTDGQTYTVTVDGTSAGATASTTVSTGTGGPGGGGMGGGPGGNRP, encoded by the coding sequence ATGCTCCGCCGCCGCCTGACACTGGCTGCCATCCCCTTCGCCCTTTCCGCCGTCGTCCTCGCCGGCTGCGCCGCCGTTGCGACCGACTCATCATCGGATGCCGCGTCGTCGACCACGCAGACCACGACCGAGACCACGACCGCCGCGGTGATCGACTCCGACCTCGACGCGGACGCCGTCATCGCCGCCAACGCCGACTACACCGTCGTGAACGACGACGAGTGGGCCGAGGCGGATGCCGAGGACATCACCCTCAGCGGCACGACGGCCTCGTCCTCGTCGGGCGGGGTGTCGATCGACGGCTCGACGGTCACGATCACCGCCGAGGGCGTGTACCGCCTCACCGGGTCGCTGGACGGCTCGGTCGTCGTCGACGCCGGGGACGACGCGCAGGTGGTGCTGATCCTCGACGACGCCGACATCGCCAACACCGACGGTGCCGCCATCACGGTGACCGCGGCAGACGACGTCGCGATCTCGCTCGCCGCCGGCAGCGACAACGCCGTGTCGGATGCATCCTCGTACGCCGATGACGCCGAGGCCAACGCCGCGATCTACAGCGACGCCGACCTGACGATCTCGGGCACGGGATCGCTGGAGGTGACCGCCAACGGCAACGACGGCATCACCTCGAAGGACGACCTGGTCATCCTCTCGGGCGACCTCACGGTGAACGCCGTCGACGACGGCCTGCGGGGCAAGGACTCCCTCGTGATCGAGGGCGGCACCGTCACGGTCGACGCCGGCGGCGACGCTCTCAAGAGCGATCAGGACTCGGACGCGACGCAGGGCTACATCCTGGTGCTCGACGGCGACCTGTCGCTCACCTCCGGCGACGACGGGTTCGCGGCCGAGACCGACGTCGTCGTCACCGGCGGCACCGTCGACGTCAGCGCCGGTGCCGGCACGGCGTCCGATGAGGGCGCGAAGGGCATCGTCGCGGGCGCGGTCGTCGCGCTCGACGGCGGCACGATCACGGTGGACGCCGCCGACGATGCGATCCACTCGGACGGCTCCGTCGGCATCGGCGGCGCTGCGCTGACCCTGACCACCGGCGACGACGGCGTGCACGCCGAGCAGACCCTCGAGATCCGGGACGGCGAGGTGACCGTCACCAGCTCGTACGAGGGACTCGAGGCCACCGATGTCGCGATCTCGGGCGGCACGATCGACGTCACCGCGAGCGACGACGGCATCAACGCCGCCGGCGCGAACGGCGGCGGCGAAGCCGACACGGGCGAGACGCTCGCCATCTCGGGCGGCAGCGTCACGGTCTCGTCGGGCGGCGACAGCCTCGACTCGAACGGGACCATCACGCTCAGCGGCGGCGAGGTGGCCTTCACGGGGCCGGCCGGCGGCGGCGAGACCACGATCGACTCGAACGGCGGCGTGACCGTCGAGGGCATGGCCCTCGTCACCGCGTCGCTCAGCGGCTCGGCAGGCTCGTCGATCCAGGTCACCGCGGCCGACGGCACCGTCGTGGCGGCATTCGACGCCGGCGTGTCGTTCGGCGGCGTCGTCTACGGCGGTTCGGGCCTGACCGACGGCCAGACCTACACCGTCACGGTCGACGGGACGTCGGCCGGCGCGACCGCCTCGACCACCGTGTCCACGGGCACGGGCGGACCCGGCGGCGGTGGAATGGGAGGCGGACCGGGCGGAAACCGCCCCTGA
- a CDS encoding DUF2804 domain-containing protein, with amino-acid sequence MTLAELTAPVPLTLPNGRLNRAAVGWARQPVVDTSGLGRGHGRNKRWEYWNVSTPTHILALTVSSIDYAAVHEVWIFDRETERTWSKGVTAIPARGVELPPTLGAGSARARAQGLEIDIDEVDGGTRLRARIDGASFDVVAALPVGHERLAVVVPWSDRRFQYTVKDLARPASGSVTVDGVTHDIPAGSSWAVLDHGRGRWPYDIAWNWGAGSGVANGRVIGIQVGGKWTDGTGSTENAIVVDGRLHKIHDELRWEYDLAAWRTPWRISGGGLDATFAPFYDKVTRTNLGVVSSRTDQCFGHWSGTFRTAEGEVVAFGGILGWAEEVHNRW; translated from the coding sequence ATGACGCTGGCCGAGCTGACGGCGCCGGTGCCGCTGACTCTCCCGAACGGACGCCTGAACCGCGCAGCCGTCGGCTGGGCCCGGCAGCCCGTGGTCGACACGTCGGGACTCGGGCGCGGACACGGCCGCAACAAGCGCTGGGAGTACTGGAACGTCTCGACGCCCACCCACATCCTCGCCCTGACGGTGTCGTCGATCGACTACGCCGCGGTGCACGAGGTGTGGATCTTCGACCGTGAGACCGAGCGGACGTGGAGCAAGGGGGTCACGGCCATTCCGGCGCGGGGTGTCGAGCTGCCGCCGACGCTCGGGGCCGGGTCGGCGCGCGCCCGCGCGCAAGGGCTCGAGATCGACATCGACGAGGTCGACGGCGGGACGCGGCTGCGCGCCCGCATCGACGGCGCGTCGTTCGATGTCGTCGCCGCGCTCCCCGTCGGGCACGAGCGCCTCGCGGTCGTGGTGCCGTGGAGCGACCGGCGCTTCCAGTACACCGTCAAGGACCTCGCCCGTCCGGCCTCGGGATCGGTGACCGTCGACGGTGTGACCCACGACATCCCCGCGGGTTCCTCGTGGGCGGTCCTCGACCACGGCCGAGGCCGGTGGCCGTACGACATCGCGTGGAACTGGGGCGCCGGCTCCGGTGTCGCGAACGGCCGCGTGATCGGCATCCAGGTCGGCGGGAAGTGGACCGACGGCACAGGGTCGACCGAGAACGCGATCGTCGTCGACGGGCGGCTCCACAAGATCCATGACGAACTGCGCTGGGAGTACGACCTGGCCGCGTGGCGCACGCCGTGGCGCATCAGCGGCGGCGGGCTCGACGCGACCTTCGCACCGTTCTACGACAAGGTCACACGCACGAACCTCGGGGTCGTCTCGTCGCGCACAGATCAGTGCTTCGGGCACTGGAGCGGGACGTTCCGGACCGCGGAGGGCGAGGTCGTCGCGTTCGGCGGGATCCTCGGCTGGGCCGAGGAGGTCCACAACCGCTGGTGA
- a CDS encoding Lsr2 family protein: MARRIVHQLVDDIDGTVLEVGEGETVTFSLDGVAYEIDVTDAHAGELRDALAPFIAAARTVSSRGATPSAPRKRRRSGQQDYSAIREWAKANGYDVSERGRVPASVLEAYEAAH, from the coding sequence ATGGCCCGAAGAATCGTGCACCAGCTCGTCGACGACATCGACGGCACCGTCCTCGAAGTCGGAGAGGGCGAGACCGTGACGTTCTCGCTCGACGGCGTCGCCTACGAGATCGACGTCACCGACGCCCACGCCGGCGAGCTGCGGGACGCGCTCGCCCCCTTCATCGCCGCGGCGCGCACTGTCTCGTCCCGCGGCGCGACGCCCTCAGCCCCGCGCAAGCGGCGCCGCTCCGGACAGCAGGACTACAGCGCGATCCGCGAGTGGGCCAAGGCGAACGGCTACGATGTCTCCGAGCGCGGGCGCGTTCCGGCATCCGTCCTCGAGGCATACGAAGCCGCACACTGA
- a CDS encoding PhzF family phenazine biosynthesis protein, with protein MGVLVNVVNVFVDTDGEHGNPLGIVWASTSTKGREQEISADLGFSETVFIDQIAGTGIRARIFTPTRELPFAGHPTVGVAAWLRASGDDIRTVTVPAGIARVRVDEDRVFVTGRPEWAPDFLCEELATPRDVELVDPDAYGYGKHYVWAWIDRDAGSVRARMFAPELGIREDAATGSGAMRLTAAVGRDLRIRQSEGSEIFTRVLPGGQIEVGGRVSEARLAEIG; from the coding sequence ATGGGCGTCCTGGTCAACGTGGTCAATGTGTTCGTCGACACCGACGGCGAGCACGGCAATCCGCTCGGGATCGTATGGGCGTCGACGTCGACCAAGGGCCGCGAGCAGGAGATCTCCGCCGATCTCGGGTTCAGCGAGACGGTGTTCATCGATCAGATCGCCGGCACCGGCATCCGCGCGCGGATCTTCACGCCGACCCGCGAGCTTCCGTTCGCGGGGCACCCGACCGTCGGCGTCGCCGCGTGGCTGCGGGCGTCGGGGGACGACATCCGCACGGTGACGGTCCCCGCGGGCATCGCCCGCGTCCGCGTGGACGAGGACCGGGTGTTCGTCACCGGCAGGCCCGAGTGGGCGCCCGACTTCCTGTGCGAAGAGCTCGCCACGCCGCGGGACGTCGAGCTGGTCGACCCCGACGCCTACGGGTACGGAAAGCACTACGTCTGGGCGTGGATCGACCGGGACGCCGGCTCCGTCCGCGCACGCATGTTCGCCCCCGAGCTCGGGATCCGCGAGGACGCGGCCACCGGCTCGGGTGCCATGCGCCTGACCGCCGCCGTCGGCCGCGACCTCCGCATCCGGCAGAGCGAGGGGTCCGAGATCTTCACGCGCGTCCTGCCCGGTGGCCAGATCGAGGTCGGCGGTCGCGTGTCCGAGGCCCGGCTGGCCGAGATCGGCTGA